One stretch of Leadbetterella byssophila DSM 17132 DNA includes these proteins:
- the rpsT gene encoding 30S ribosomal protein S20, translated as MANHKSALKRIRSNEAKRLRNRYQHKTARTAIRKLRSLTDAVEASALLKTVSSMVDKLARKNVIHKNKAANLKSSLSKHVKTLAA; from the coding sequence ATGGCAAATCATAAATCAGCTCTTAAAAGAATCAGATCTAACGAGGCGAAAAGATTAAGAAATCGCTATCAGCATAAAACCGCAAGAACTGCTATCAGAAAATTGAGAAGTTTAACTGACGCAGTAGAAGCTTCAGCTTTATTGAAGACTGTATCTTCGATGGTGGATAAATTAGCTCGTAAGAACGTTATTCACAAGAATAAAGCTGCTAACTTGAAATCTTCATTGTCTAAGCATGTGAAGACTCTTGCAGCTTAA
- the radC gene encoding RadC family protein, with protein sequence MKKRSIKSWAEEDQPREKLLQKGVSALSNAELLSILIGKGTVQHSALDIGKQILVRVNHDLMHLARLNVQDLVQFKGIGNTKAVTLVAAFELARRRKGIQKPKIKTAQDAYEHFKPYLSDLYREEFWMLCLNRQLQILQTIQISKGGLNATMVDIRLLFKAALENFSTSILLCHNHPSGQLHPSKQDIQLTQKIKSAAVYLDIEVADHLIFTDNGYYSFVENGLL encoded by the coding sequence ATGAAAAAGAGGTCTATAAAATCCTGGGCTGAAGAAGATCAGCCTAGAGAAAAATTATTACAAAAAGGAGTATCCGCACTGTCAAACGCTGAGTTATTGTCCATCCTGATAGGAAAAGGTACTGTTCAGCATTCTGCTTTAGATATAGGAAAGCAGATCCTAGTAAGAGTGAATCATGATCTTATGCATTTGGCCCGTCTAAATGTACAGGACTTGGTGCAATTTAAGGGTATAGGTAATACCAAAGCAGTGACTCTAGTGGCTGCATTTGAACTAGCCAGGAGACGTAAGGGAATACAGAAGCCCAAGATTAAAACGGCTCAGGATGCCTACGAACATTTTAAGCCTTATCTTTCAGATTTGTATAGGGAAGAGTTCTGGATGTTATGCTTGAACAGACAACTCCAAATTTTGCAAACTATACAGATCAGTAAAGGAGGTTTGAATGCTACTATGGTAGATATTAGATTGCTTTTTAAAGCGGCCTTGGAGAATTTTAGCACCTCCATCTTGCTGTGTCACAATCATCCTTCAGGTCAGCTGCATCCTAGTAAGCAGGATATCCAATTAACTCAAAAAATCAAATCGGCTGCCGTATATTTGGATATAGAAGTAGCGGATCATTTGATCTTTACGGATAACGGTTATTACAGCTTTGTGGAAAACGGATTGTTATGA
- a CDS encoding glycerophosphodiester phosphodiesterase family protein gives MKKYFILLLIAFTACRTSAPYVKTPSNLSTHLSPGSSIYPMISIHRGGGEIPNYPENCLESFQHFAKMMPSIIECDIAISLDSVLYLMHDNTLERTTTGSGKIQEKSWEYIKTLQLKDNFGTLTPYKVPTLMETLKWGKNKVLFTLDVKRGTPFKKVIDEVVKTKSENNSIIITYNATDAKTVYDLHPGLMISVTIMKVEDYERLNALGIPDKNMVAFIGTHEPKAELIEFLHSKGIPTILGVLGNLDKKAAAQGNKVYKNYIDLGVDILSTDRPEAVYSVIKP, from the coding sequence ATGAAGAAATACTTTATATTATTACTGATTGCCTTTACTGCCTGTAGAACTTCTGCACCGTATGTAAAAACACCTTCCAACTTATCAACGCATTTAAGTCCGGGAAGTTCGATTTACCCTATGATTTCTATTCACCGTGGAGGTGGAGAGATACCTAATTACCCGGAAAACTGTCTGGAATCCTTCCAACATTTCGCTAAGATGATGCCTAGCATTATCGAATGTGATATTGCCATCTCATTAGACTCGGTACTTTATCTTATGCATGATAATACACTAGAAAGGACTACCACAGGCTCCGGCAAGATCCAGGAAAAATCTTGGGAGTATATTAAGACCCTGCAACTTAAAGATAACTTTGGCACATTAACTCCCTACAAAGTACCTACACTGATGGAAACCCTAAAATGGGGTAAGAACAAAGTTCTGTTTACTTTAGATGTAAAAAGAGGAACACCGTTCAAAAAAGTGATTGATGAAGTGGTTAAGACGAAATCTGAAAATAACAGTATCATCATTACTTATAATGCTACGGATGCAAAAACCGTTTACGACCTACATCCGGGCTTGATGATCTCTGTCACCATAATGAAAGTAGAAGACTATGAAAGGTTAAATGCATTAGGTATACCTGATAAAAACATGGTGGCCTTCATTGGTACGCATGAACCCAAAGCAGAATTAATTGAATTCCTTCATAGTAAAGGCATTCCTACTATCTTAGGAGTATTGGGTAACTTAGATAAAAAAGCAGCAGCTCAAGGAAATAAAGTTTACAAAAATTACATAGATTTGGGTGTGGATATATTATCTACGGATCGTCCTGAGGCGGTCTATAGTGTGATCAAACCCTAA
- a CDS encoding rhodanese-like domain-containing protein: MKEISKEELKDFKDSEIVDVREKIEFSNYNVGGRNIPAHELNYYIEDLKKEEKLVVVCSNGMRSSIVARVLEKKLATIPIFHLTEGLAL, from the coding sequence ATGAAAGAAATAAGTAAGGAAGAACTGAAAGACTTTAAAGATTCAGAGATTGTGGACGTCAGGGAAAAGATAGAATTCTCCAACTATAATGTAGGAGGAAGAAATATCCCGGCTCACGAATTGAATTATTATATAGAAGATTTGAAGAAGGAGGAGAAATTAGTAGTGGTCTGCTCTAATGGAATGCGAAGTAGCATAGTAGCCAGAGTCTTGGAGAAAAAACTGGCTACTATTCCCATATTTCATTTGACCGAGGGTCTCGCATTATGA
- a CDS encoding TolC family protein, whose protein sequence is MKSTFITALCLCVNLLSHAQDTLRLDDAVSIALENNYGVQVAQKQVDLVNNRIFKGNAGMTPTLDWNTSINSTFNQVNQNFIDGRVINRFGTSVSPNTSLALQYTLYNGGRMQATFERLKSLGQLSEIQRQAVLQSTISDVMEAYYNIQRLQSTLGYINQIIHYYEERQKLTEERWQIGRGSKLDFLQSKADLTTQLTDQTNVSIQLRNAKIALNRLLGRDPDADFKVEDRTDDYQLFDLNYLKDQAKSINPEFLALRKQEEINQMEQKEAKGFLKPTIILNSSFGYNFNYNNAGLISNSQSTGLSTGLTASWRIFDGKVIKRNIEATKINADIIKLQKDEWMNNLENQITAAFYQYETQKRLLELEQQNIATAQENLEISAEKFKLGASTILEINDAQTRYTTIMNRLVTAEYNLRISKLNLLTLSGELIR, encoded by the coding sequence ATGAAAAGTACATTTATTACGGCTTTATGCCTGTGTGTTAATTTATTGTCTCATGCCCAAGATACCTTACGCCTTGATGATGCCGTAAGTATTGCGTTGGAGAATAATTATGGAGTTCAGGTAGCCCAAAAGCAAGTAGATTTGGTCAATAACCGCATTTTTAAGGGAAATGCAGGGATGACGCCCACTTTAGATTGGAACACCTCTATCAATTCTACTTTTAACCAAGTAAATCAGAACTTCATTGACGGTCGGGTGATCAACCGTTTTGGTACTTCTGTCTCTCCAAACACTTCTTTGGCTCTACAGTATACCTTGTATAACGGAGGCAGAATGCAAGCTACCTTTGAAAGGTTAAAGAGCTTAGGCCAACTGTCGGAAATTCAAAGGCAAGCAGTCTTACAGTCTACCATCAGTGATGTGATGGAAGCGTATTACAATATTCAGCGATTGCAGAGTACCCTTGGGTATATCAATCAGATCATACATTACTACGAAGAGCGTCAAAAATTGACAGAAGAAAGATGGCAGATAGGTAGAGGTTCTAAATTGGATTTCTTACAGTCCAAAGCTGATTTGACCACTCAATTGACAGACCAAACCAATGTGTCTATACAGTTGCGTAATGCAAAGATTGCCTTGAATAGATTACTTGGAAGAGATCCCGATGCTGATTTCAAAGTGGAAGATAGGACGGATGATTACCAACTGTTTGACTTGAATTACTTGAAAGATCAGGCAAAGAGCATAAATCCTGAGTTCTTAGCCTTAAGAAAACAAGAGGAGATTAATCAAATGGAACAAAAGGAAGCCAAAGGATTTTTGAAACCTACCATCATTTTGAATTCCAGCTTTGGATATAATTTCAACTATAACAATGCCGGTTTAATCAGCAATAGCCAAAGTACCGGTTTGTCTACCGGTTTGACCGCTTCCTGGAGGATATTTGATGGAAAGGTGATCAAAAGGAATATAGAAGCCACAAAGATTAATGCGGATATTATAAAACTTCAGAAAGACGAGTGGATGAATAATCTGGAAAATCAGATTACTGCCGCATTTTATCAGTATGAAACACAGAAAAGGCTATTAGAACTGGAGCAGCAGAACATAGCTACTGCGCAGGAAAACCTTGAGATATCTGCTGAGAAGTTCAAGCTAGGTGCTAGTACCATCTTAGAGATTAATGATGCGCAAACGCGTTATACCACCATTATGAACCGCTTAGTAACGGCAGAGTATAACCTAAGAATTTCTAAATTGAATCTCCTGACCTTGAGCGGAGAATTAATTCGTTAA
- a CDS encoding amidohydrolase: MKKLLLLALLSSSSTLMAQDALKKRVIAESDKIESKVIQWRRDFHQHPELGNQEVRTAKIVADHLRSLGIEVQEKVAFTGVVGILKGGKPGPVVALRADMDALPVTERVDVPFKSTVKAIYNEQETGVMHACGHDSHVAILMGVAEILAGMKKDLPGTVKFIFQPAEEGVQDKSVPFGADGMVKAGVLENPKVDVIFGLHINSPTPAGMISYKPGPTMAAVDEMEIVVKGKQTHGAYPWDGVDPVVTASQIVNGLQTIVSRNVKLIEAPAVVTVGAIHGGIRHNIIPESVKMIGTIRTLTREQRIFVHKRIEGIVKNIAEANQCEAEVKIIPGYPVTMNHEELTRKMVPTFIETVGKDMVQEVPVVMGAEDFSYYQEKVPGLFFFLGGRDPKTPIEKAAPHHTPDFYLDESGFKNGVRTFCNLVLNYAELHGR, encoded by the coding sequence ATGAAAAAACTACTCCTACTTGCTCTACTTTCCTCCTCCTCTACCCTCATGGCTCAAGATGCCTTGAAGAAAAGAGTGATTGCCGAGTCTGATAAAATAGAATCCAAGGTCATTCAGTGGAGACGGGATTTCCATCAACATCCTGAACTAGGTAACCAGGAAGTAAGGACGGCAAAAATCGTTGCTGATCATTTGCGCTCATTGGGTATAGAAGTTCAAGAAAAGGTAGCGTTTACCGGCGTGGTTGGGATATTAAAGGGTGGAAAGCCCGGGCCGGTTGTTGCCCTGCGAGCTGATATGGATGCTTTACCGGTTACAGAAAGAGTAGATGTACCTTTTAAATCTACGGTCAAAGCTATATATAATGAGCAAGAAACAGGTGTAATGCATGCCTGTGGTCATGACTCGCATGTAGCCATATTAATGGGAGTAGCTGAGATCCTAGCAGGAATGAAAAAGGATTTACCTGGAACTGTAAAGTTTATCTTCCAACCGGCTGAAGAAGGAGTACAGGATAAAAGTGTTCCATTTGGGGCAGACGGCATGGTCAAAGCCGGGGTTTTAGAAAATCCAAAAGTGGACGTTATCTTCGGTTTACATATCAACTCTCCCACTCCTGCGGGAATGATCTCCTATAAGCCCGGCCCAACTATGGCTGCAGTAGATGAGATGGAGATAGTAGTAAAAGGGAAGCAAACGCACGGGGCATACCCATGGGATGGTGTAGATCCGGTAGTAACGGCTTCTCAAATTGTAAACGGCCTACAAACCATAGTATCTAGAAATGTAAAGCTAATTGAAGCACCGGCTGTAGTTACGGTGGGAGCCATACATGGGGGAATCAGACATAATATCATCCCTGAATCTGTTAAGATGATAGGTACCATCAGAACGCTTACCCGTGAACAGAGAATATTTGTACATAAGAGAATAGAAGGTATAGTGAAGAATATTGCGGAAGCTAATCAATGTGAGGCTGAAGTTAAGATCATACCGGGATATCCGGTCACCATGAACCACGAAGAACTAACCAGAAAAATGGTACCTACCTTTATTGAAACCGTAGGTAAAGATATGGTTCAAGAGGTTCCTGTGGTTATGGGAGCGGAAGACTTCTCTTACTACCAAGAAAAGGTGCCGGGCCTATTCTTTTTCTTAGGTGGACGTGATCCTAAAACTCCTATAGAGAAGGCCGCACCACACCATACCCCTGATTTTTATCTTGATGAATCAGGATTCAAAAATGGAGTTAGAACATTTTGTAATCTAGTTTTAAATTACGCAGAATTACATGGCCGCTGA
- a CDS encoding NRAMP family divalent metal transporter: MKRFSSPFIAATFMMATSAIGPGFLTQTTVFTQQLLYNFGFVILLSLVIDIITQVSIWQALSYSNSSVQKLAHRIHPVLSWVFCVAIATGGLVFNIGNLAGAGLGLNALLALPTPIGVILSALIAIILFLSKSQLKWLDYTVKILGVLMILMLMGMVFMTQNDFGKILKFTLLPEEINIKATLTLVGGTVGGYITFAGAQRLLDSGIVGPQYQSQVKQSAYRGILLTGTFRFLLYWVILYIVIQGGHLNPDNPTASVFESYFGSWGNKAFGLMIFSAALTSVIGATYTSISFLKDLNQAFTSKWTPALFVIPSLLIYLWLGKPVVLLVWAGYMNSFILPVGLAIVLFAIQKWKILPLSKVWLFLAWLTVMILLGFGIYSFL, from the coding sequence TTGAAGCGTTTTTCTTCTCCCTTTATCGCTGCCACCTTTATGATGGCTACTTCAGCTATTGGCCCCGGTTTTTTGACTCAAACTACCGTTTTTACCCAACAATTACTGTATAATTTCGGATTTGTCATCCTGCTTTCCCTCGTAATAGACATTATTACGCAAGTCAGCATATGGCAAGCTCTCTCCTATTCCAATTCCTCTGTTCAAAAGCTTGCCCACAGAATCCATCCTGTCCTCAGCTGGGTATTTTGTGTTGCCATAGCCACAGGAGGGCTGGTTTTTAATATTGGCAACCTTGCCGGTGCAGGATTAGGACTTAATGCACTTTTAGCTTTACCCACCCCTATAGGAGTCATCCTCTCAGCGCTCATTGCCATCATTCTATTTCTAAGCAAAAGTCAATTAAAGTGGCTGGATTATACCGTAAAAATTTTGGGAGTCCTAATGATATTAATGCTTATGGGCATGGTATTTATGACCCAGAATGACTTTGGCAAAATATTAAAGTTCACATTACTACCAGAAGAAATCAATATAAAGGCGACACTAACCCTAGTAGGAGGTACTGTAGGCGGCTATATTACCTTTGCCGGAGCACAAAGATTATTGGACAGTGGTATAGTTGGACCACAATATCAATCGCAAGTTAAACAAAGCGCCTACAGAGGAATCCTATTAACTGGAACGTTCAGGTTTCTATTATATTGGGTTATACTCTACATAGTAATTCAAGGTGGGCACTTGAATCCCGACAATCCAACCGCTTCAGTATTTGAAAGTTATTTTGGAAGTTGGGGAAACAAGGCCTTTGGACTCATGATCTTTTCCGCTGCCTTAACTTCTGTTATAGGAGCTACTTATACCTCCATATCCTTCTTGAAAGATTTAAATCAGGCCTTCACTTCTAAATGGACTCCAGCTTTATTTGTGATCCCGTCTTTACTGATTTATTTGTGGCTGGGAAAACCCGTGGTCTTGTTAGTATGGGCAGGTTATATGAACAGTTTTATCCTTCCCGTAGGCTTAGCAATTGTACTCTTTGCTATTCAGAAATGGAAAATCTTACCCTTATCTAAAGTTTGGCTGTTCTTAGCTTGGTTAACCGTAATGATTTTATTAGGTTTTGGGATATATTCCTTTTTGTAA
- a CDS encoding L-threonylcarbamoyladenylate synthase — protein MAAELIEIVPGNPDMRKIKQVVECLMDGGIIIYPTDTVYSMGCNSYHNKAVEKLCKIKGIKPNQNKFSIVCHDLSDIATYAKVSNEAFRTMKQYLPGPYTFILPSTNELPKLLQTSRKTIGIRVPDHMIPQTLIKELGRPIITTSVKYDDIREYPNEIEVIYEENMYLADIIIDGGWCGIVPSTIVDCTDPDHFEVIREGLGEFQ, from the coding sequence ATGGCCGCTGAGCTGATAGAAATAGTCCCGGGAAACCCCGATATGCGAAAAATTAAACAGGTTGTAGAATGTTTAATGGATGGGGGTATTATCATATATCCTACGGATACGGTGTATTCCATGGGCTGTAATTCTTATCACAATAAGGCGGTTGAAAAACTATGCAAGATCAAAGGGATCAAACCCAATCAGAACAAATTCTCCATAGTTTGTCATGATCTTAGTGATATTGCTACCTATGCGAAGGTCTCTAACGAGGCCTTTCGCACTATGAAGCAGTACTTACCTGGCCCTTACACCTTTATATTACCTTCAACGAACGAATTACCCAAGCTGCTACAAACCAGTAGAAAGACCATTGGAATCAGGGTTCCTGACCACATGATCCCTCAAACTTTAATCAAAGAATTAGGGCGACCTATCATTACCACTTCTGTTAAGTACGATGATATACGCGAATACCCGAATGAGATAGAAGTGATCTATGAAGAAAACATGTACTTAGCAGACATCATTATAGATGGTGGATGGTGTGGAATTGTCCCGTCTACTATAGTAGACTGCACGGATCCGGACCATTTCGAAGTGATCAGAGAGGGACTAGGCGAGTTCCAGTAA
- a CDS encoding efflux RND transporter permease subunit has product MSISTLSIKRPVLAIVMNLLIMLFGIIGYNFLGVREFPSVDPPIVNVSASYPGANADIIESQITEPLEKALNSVEGIRSVSSSSNQGRSNITVEFNLGMDMEKATNDVRDKVNSAVGQLPRDLDGVPIVRKADANSDAILAFYIQSDKRNILEMSDFAENTVAPRLETIEGVSEIRIWGMKRYAMRIWMNPNKMAAFGVTTQDVRSALERENVELPSGKLQGAATELVVKTIGRFQSVEDFNNMIVRNVGETNVRLRDIGYAELGPENLETSMRLNGVPMNGIAIQPQPGANYLDIAEEAYKRKAEIEKTLPDDISMGVIFDTTTFIKQSVTEVAETILIAIVLVVIIIFLFFRDWIVAFRPLIDIPVSLVGTFFIMFLLGFSVNVLTLLAIVLATGLVVDDGIVVTENIYKKIEEGMNPIEASIKGSNEIIFAVISTSITLAAVFLPVIFMEGFVGKLFMEFGVVLASAVLISAFVSLTLTPMLNAYLNRKEIKRTRFYEATEPYFEKMETSYRSSLSNFLHKKWIVAPIMVVVLALLFFFGSKLNNELAPLDDRSSLSLNFLGPEGFSYEAMDSFISEVTQVMRDSVPEIRGIMAITSPGFGGSGGANTGFGRIMLTEKHERTKSQDEIANYLTNLTKKFTVGRTFINQQQTISVNRRGGLPVGYVIQTPDLEKMREYLPKFMEKVENDPTFPISTVDLKFTKPELSVHIDREKAKSLGVAVADVAQTMNLAFAGQRFSYFTMNGRQYQVIGQFEKEDRNAPLDLKSMHVKNSAGELIQMDNIVTVVENSSPPQLYHYDRYMSATVTAGLAPGKTISDGIKAMDAIRDELNDPEVRTALTGSSRDFAESSSNTLFSFGLALILVYLILAAQFESFVDPLIIMCTVPLAIAGAVLSLWLFDQTINIFSQIGMIMLIGLVTKNGILIVEFANQLRERGLSKAEAALEAAVLRLRPILMTTLATAFGALPIAAALGAAGTSRRSMGIVVIGGLVVSLILTLYVIPAMYIYWSKEKNFERMKAIDEMAEA; this is encoded by the coding sequence ATGTCAATTTCAACCCTTTCAATCAAAAGGCCGGTCTTAGCCATTGTGATGAACCTCCTCATCATGCTCTTTGGGATTATTGGATATAATTTCTTAGGAGTACGGGAGTTCCCATCCGTGGATCCGCCTATAGTAAACGTTAGTGCTTCCTATCCGGGAGCAAATGCGGACATTATCGAGTCTCAAATCACCGAGCCACTGGAAAAGGCTCTGAATAGTGTAGAAGGTATCCGAAGCGTTTCCTCTTCCTCTAACCAGGGTCGCTCTAACATCACCGTGGAATTTAACCTGGGGATGGACATGGAGAAAGCCACAAATGACGTTCGTGATAAAGTGAACTCTGCAGTGGGGCAGTTGCCGCGCGACTTAGACGGGGTGCCCATAGTTCGTAAAGCAGATGCTAACTCTGATGCCATCTTAGCTTTCTATATCCAAAGTGATAAGAGAAATATTCTGGAAATGTCAGATTTTGCGGAGAATACGGTGGCTCCCCGACTAGAAACCATAGAAGGAGTAAGTGAGATCCGTATTTGGGGGATGAAGAGATACGCCATGCGTATATGGATGAATCCTAATAAAATGGCAGCATTTGGAGTTACCACTCAGGATGTTAGATCCGCGTTAGAGAGAGAAAACGTAGAACTTCCTTCCGGTAAATTACAAGGGGCAGCTACAGAATTAGTAGTAAAGACTATAGGTAGATTCCAATCTGTTGAGGACTTTAACAACATGATTGTACGGAACGTGGGTGAGACAAACGTACGTCTGAGAGATATAGGCTATGCTGAATTAGGTCCGGAAAACCTGGAAACTAGCATGCGCTTGAATGGAGTACCTATGAATGGTATTGCTATCCAACCTCAGCCTGGTGCAAATTACCTGGATATAGCAGAAGAAGCTTACAAGAGAAAGGCAGAGATAGAAAAGACACTTCCGGATGACATCAGCATGGGAGTAATCTTTGATACCACCACCTTCATCAAGCAATCCGTAACTGAGGTGGCTGAGACCATTCTGATCGCCATAGTACTGGTGGTGATTATTATATTCCTATTCTTCCGTGACTGGATTGTGGCTTTCCGCCCTCTTATTGATATCCCGGTGTCTTTAGTAGGTACCTTCTTTATTATGTTTTTACTGGGTTTCTCAGTAAACGTTTTGACCTTATTGGCTATCGTGCTCGCTACGGGTCTTGTGGTAGATGACGGTATTGTGGTTACAGAAAACATCTATAAGAAGATTGAGGAAGGTATGAACCCTATAGAGGCCTCTATCAAAGGTTCAAATGAGATCATATTCGCGGTTATCTCCACTTCCATCACGCTTGCAGCTGTTTTCCTACCGGTAATCTTTATGGAAGGTTTCGTAGGAAAGCTATTCATGGAGTTTGGTGTAGTGCTAGCTAGTGCTGTATTGATCTCAGCATTTGTGTCACTGACATTAACGCCTATGCTGAATGCCTATCTGAATAGGAAAGAAATCAAGAGAACACGCTTCTACGAAGCCACTGAACCATATTTTGAGAAGATGGAGACTTCCTACAGAAGCAGTTTGTCTAATTTCTTACATAAGAAATGGATAGTAGCTCCTATCATGGTTGTCGTTCTAGCTTTATTATTTTTCTTTGGTTCTAAACTGAATAATGAATTGGCCCCATTGGATGACAGGAGTAGTTTGTCCCTCAACTTTCTAGGGCCAGAAGGCTTCTCCTATGAAGCTATGGACTCTTTCATTAGTGAAGTTACACAAGTGATGAGAGACTCCGTTCCGGAAATCAGGGGTATCATGGCTATAACCTCTCCGGGTTTTGGAGGAAGTGGTGGTGCAAATACAGGTTTCGGAAGGATTATGCTGACTGAGAAGCACGAGAGAACCAAGTCGCAAGATGAAATAGCGAACTACCTAACTAATTTGACAAAGAAATTTACAGTAGGTAGGACATTTATTAACCAGCAGCAAACCATCTCTGTGAATAGAAGGGGAGGGCTTCCTGTAGGATATGTAATTCAAACCCCTGACTTAGAGAAGATGAGGGAATATCTACCTAAATTCATGGAAAAAGTAGAGAATGACCCTACATTCCCTATCTCAACTGTGGATTTGAAGTTCACTAAACCTGAATTATCTGTACATATTGATCGTGAAAAGGCGAAGAGCTTAGGAGTGGCAGTTGCAGATGTGGCTCAAACCATGAACCTGGCCTTTGCCGGTCAGCGCTTTAGTTACTTCACCATGAACGGTAGGCAGTATCAGGTGATTGGTCAGTTTGAGAAAGAGGATAGAAATGCTCCTTTGGATTTGAAAAGCATGCACGTGAAGAACTCTGCCGGTGAACTCATTCAAATGGATAATATTGTAACGGTAGTGGAAAACAGTAGCCCTCCGCAGTTGTATCACTATGATAGATATATGTCTGCTACTGTAACGGCGGGACTAGCTCCTGGAAAGACCATTTCAGACGGTATTAAAGCTATGGATGCTATACGTGATGAGTTAAATGATCCGGAAGTACGTACGGCCTTAACCGGATCTTCAAGAGACTTTGCAGAGAGTTCTTCAAATACCTTGTTCTCTTTCGGTTTAGCCTTAATTCTAGTGTACCTGATATTGGCGGCTCAGTTTGAAAGTTTCGTGGATCCATTGATCATCATGTGTACTGTACCTTTAGCTATCGCTGGCGCAGTATTGTCTCTTTGGTTATTTGATCAGACCATAAATATCTTTAGCCAAATTGGTATGATCATGTTGATAGGTTTGGTAACCAAAAACGGCATTTTGATTGTGGAATTTGCCAATCAATTGCGTGAAAGGGGACTATCAAAAGCTGAGGCTGCTCTGGAAGCTGCAGTATTGCGTTTACGTCCCATTTTGATGACTACTTTAGCTACGGCCTTTGGTGCTTTACCCATTGCCGCTGCTTTAGGAGCTGCAGGTACCAGTAGAAGATCTATGGGTATCGTGGTTATCGGAGGTCTAGTAGTGTCATTGATACTTACTCTATATGTCATTCCTGCTATGTATATCTACTGGAGTAAGGAAAAGAATTTTGAAAGAATGAAGGCCATAGATGAAATGGCAGAAGCTTAA
- a CDS encoding efflux RND transporter periplasmic adaptor subunit, whose amino-acid sequence MRPLIIAGLLILALIVGKMLFFSGDSAAPAGGGGGPRKGGGAKLNLYVVDYEENASTISASGSTVANDHVEIRSEISGLITRLSIPEGTVVPKGYLIAKIKDDDILAQLKKIELEEQLAAQTEARHRKLLDINAISKEEYEISLNKVQTLKADKDLLKVQLAKTEIRAPFTGKISLKNISLGAYVTPSNVITTLTQYSPIKIDFTTPERYINDIKVGSTIQFKTDGSPEFRPATVIAIDPSIDVNRSLKVRAISPNQNGDLVPGMFVNVAVEIKKTKTIMVPSEAVIPVVDGMQVYLKKDGKAKLVKVQTGFRDVSKVEVLKGLAIGDSVITSGLITLKEGDPVSSN is encoded by the coding sequence ATGAGACCATTAATTATTGCGGGGCTGTTAATTCTAGCTCTTATAGTAGGTAAAATGCTCTTTTTTTCGGGTGACTCAGCTGCACCTGCCGGTGGCGGAGGAGGACCTAGAAAAGGAGGGGGAGCGAAGTTGAATTTATATGTGGTAGACTACGAAGAAAATGCCTCAACCATTTCAGCTTCAGGTTCCACTGTGGCAAATGACCACGTTGAAATCAGGAGTGAAATTTCAGGTCTCATCACCCGTCTGTCCATTCCGGAAGGTACGGTGGTTCCAAAGGGATATCTCATTGCTAAGATTAAGGACGATGACATTTTGGCACAATTAAAAAAGATTGAGTTAGAAGAACAATTAGCCGCTCAGACTGAAGCCCGTCATCGTAAACTTTTGGATATCAATGCTATCTCCAAAGAAGAGTATGAAATCTCCTTAAATAAGGTCCAAACCTTGAAGGCCGACAAGGATCTTTTGAAGGTTCAATTAGCAAAAACTGAGATTAGAGCGCCGTTTACGGGGAAAATCAGTCTTAAAAATATTTCACTGGGGGCATATGTAACCCCTTCAAATGTGATTACTACCTTGACTCAGTACAGTCCCATAAAGATTGACTTTACTACTCCGGAGCGTTACATTAATGATATCAAGGTGGGAAGCACTATCCAATTTAAAACGGATGGATCACCGGAATTCCGTCCGGCTACGGTGATCGCCATAGATCCTTCCATAGATGTAAACCGGTCTTTGAAGGTTAGAGCCATCTCCCCGAATCAAAACGGAGATTTAGTGCCGGGGATGTTTGTTAATGTAGCGGTGGAGATTAAGAAGACCAAAACCATCATGGTGCCATCTGAAGCAGTTATTCCTGTGGTGGATGGTATGCAGGTATATTTGAAGAAGGATGGCAAAGCCAAACTTGTTAAGGTTCAAACCGGATTCCGGGATGTAAGCAAAGTGGAAGTCTTAAAAGGACTAGCAATTGGAGATTCTGTTATCACAAGTGGATTAATTACTTTAAAAGAAGGAGATCCCGTAAGTTCTAATTAA